CCTGCAGGAACTGGTCAATGCGGGTTTGCAGTATCAGGAAGAGAACGATGAAGGCGATCTCGAGGGCTTCCTGGCCTCGGCTGCTCTGGCCAGTGATGCCGACAGCAAGGACACGGCAGCTGATCGGGTGACCTTGATGACCCTGCACAGCAGCAAGGGGCTGGAGTTTCCTGTGGTTTGCCTGGTGGGCATGGAACAGGGTTTGTTTCCCAGCTATCGATCGTTGGACGATCCAGCGTCTTTGGAGGAGGAGCGACGCCTTTGTTACGTGGGAATCACCCGGGCCAAGGAGCGTCTGTTCCTCTCCCATGCCAGTGAGCGCCGTCTCTGGGGTGGCATGCGCGAACCGGCAGTGCCGAGTGTTTTTCTCTCCGAACTGCCGGAAGGACTGGTGCAGGGTGAGATTCCTCGTTCGGGAGGAGCAGCCATCCGCCGGGAACAGCGCCTTGATCGGCTCACCCGAGTGGATCGCGATAAGCCCAATGGCAGCAGTGCGCCCGCCAACGCCGTACGTCGCCGTCAGGCGGGCCCTGCACCTGGAAAGAGCTGGAGTGTGGGCGACCGGGTGATGCACAGCAGCTTCGGGGAAGGCGAAGTCACCCACACCTTCGGCAGTGGCGAGAAGGTCTCGATCGCTGTGAAATTTGCCGGGATGGGGCCCAAGATCCTCGATCCCCGCCTGGCCCCGATTGAAGCCCTTGATCAATGAACTCGTTCTGGATCAGCGTGTTTGCACGCTGCCGATTTCCGTCCAGGGGCTTTGGAGTCGAGTGGTCAGCACCTGAGCGATATCGGCCTGAACGCTGATCAAAAGCGGTCCGCAGGTCTGTGGATCCACCAGCAGCTCAAGCAGGGCTTGAAGCCTCTTGCTGCCGGGTTCCAGTCCGGTCAGTTGCAGATCCACGCAGCCGTTGTCCAGCAAGCTCCAGGCTCGTCGGTTGGCGGGGGCCAGGCTGCTTGCGAAGCCCTTGGCCAGTAACGAAAGAGATCCAGCCAGCGCAGGGATATGGGCGCCGTTGAGCACCACTTTGAGGGCCGGATTGCGCAGCATTTCGCCCAGATGCCCCAGCAGCCCAAAGCCGGTGATGTCGGTCGCCGCATGAATGCCATTTGGATGCTCGCTTTGCAGATCCAGAAGGTCTTCCAGCAAGACGTGCTGGCTCGTGCCCATTTGTTCGAGGGCTAAATCCAGAGCAGGAGCTGGAGTAGCACCGGCCATGGCCGCGGCGAACAGCACTCCTGTCCCCAGCGGACGACTGAGCAGCAGTCGGTCTCCGGCCTGAAGTCCTGCCTTGGGCCAGAACGGTTCAAGGGCTTGGCCGCTGACGCTCAGCGTGACCTGAACAGCCCGGCTGGGCGGCGGCTGGGCAAGGCCATCGCGGGCCTCCAGCGTGTGACCTCCGATCAGCTGGGCGCCCTGGGGATCAAGGGCGGAGCGGATGCCCGCCAACGTCTGGGCCAGCAGGGTCTCTTGGGTGGATTCAGTGGCCTGAGGCAGGGTGACCACCGCCTGGGCAGCCAGCACGCGGGCACCGCAGGCCCAGAGATCCGAGCATGCATGCAAGGTCGTAAGACGTCCATTCAGCCAGGGGTCACTGACCAGGGCTGGAAAGCCATCCACGCTTTGCAGCACAGGCGTGGAGCCCGCGGCGGTGTTCATCGGCAGTATTGCGGCATCTTCGGGTTGTGTCCCCAGCGTTGCGATGCCGGCCTGCTGCAGAGCACTTTCCAGGGGCCCAGCGGCAAGCTTGGCGGCACAGCCCTTACATGCCATTGTTTCGGCGCTGTCCATGGATCTGCTGCGCCGAAACATCGCCATGAAGCGCGCATCAATGGCCGCTTTCAGGCGCCATATCAGGGGGTGAGGGCCGATCAGGCGTGATCCTCGTAGTGCCCAGGCTGTGGGGTGCCCCTTGTTGAACCCGCCCAGCAGTTGGAGGGCCTGGCGTTGGGGACGCCAGCGTTGTAAAGGTCGTCCTTCGCAAGCGGCTTCCAGGTTGTGGGCCAAAGGTGCGGCGGCCCGCACAGCCCAGACTCCCGATGGGGCGCGGGGCTGCGCATCGATCACAGCGCAGTCGCCTGCGGCAAAGAGCTTGGGCTGTCCGATCACCTGAAGGCTTGCCTCGGTGCGGATCCGGCCGCTGCTTGGGTAGCAGGGCAGTCCGCTTTCGGCCAGCCAATGGGGTGCACGGCTGCCGGTGCAAATCAGTCCTGGAGTAGTCATGAACTCGCCTGTTGGATCCAGTTCGCTTGTTTCAAGGATCTGGATGGAGCCTTCCCGTAGGGCTCGGATCAAGACTGGTTGTAGATGCCTGGGCCGGATCTGCAGCACCAGAGGTCGCCTGGGCCAGCGTTTCCTGAGAGCCAAGACCGTCTCCACTGCAGCCAGGCCGCTGCCCACCACCTGAAAAGGGGAGGTCGCAACAGCCGGTTCGTCCATCTGTCGGTCCTGCTCCCCGAGAAAGTCCAGCGCTGGCTCCAGCGGTTTAATTGGCACCAGTCCGGAAGTTGGCACTGGGTTCGCTGAAGTCACCGCGCCCAGGTTGAGGCTGAGGCGCACGTAAGGCAGTGCTGGCCGCTGATCCAGCCTCAGCAGTTGGTTCTGAAGCTCCAGACCGGTGATCTCGGCCACGACCAGTGCCACGCCCGCTTGATCAGCCAGGTCGCGTAGATCCACTGCCACCTGGTCGTGTTGATAGATCCCTGCGATCAGGCCAGGCACCATGCCTGAATACAGGGCTGTGCTGGTTCGGCTCACCAGCGTGATCAGCCCGCTGGGGCGTTTGCTGGGTTGCATGGCCCAGCGGCGCAGCACCAGGGCATGGCTATGCCCGCCACCAGCCATTACAAGACCACTCATCCGGGGTCGTCGTATCCAGCTGGATTGGCCGATTGCCAGGCCCAGCCGTCGCGGCAGATTTCGTCAAGGCCGCGTTGGGTTCGCCAGCCGAGCCGTTGAAGAGCCAACCCGGGATCGGCAACCGTGATGGCTGCATCGCCATCGCGGCGGGCCACCAGTTCGAAGGGCACTTGGCGACCGCTGGAGCTTTCGAAGGCATGCACCACCTCCAGCACCGAAGCTCCCTGACCACTGCCCAGATTGAGGGTGAGCAGTTGAGCTGGTTCGGCGAACAGACAGTCGAGGGCAGCGCGGTGACCTTCCGCCACATCCATCACGTGGATGTAATCGCGGATGCAGGTGCCGTCTCTGGTGGGCCAGTCGCCACCAAACACCTGGAGAGATTTGCGCCTTCCCACGGCCACCTGACTCACGAAGGGGAAGAGGTTGTTGGGTCTACCGAGGGGGTCTTCTCCAATTTTGCCGCTGGGGTGGGCTCCCACGGGATTGAAATAACGCAGGCAAGCAATGCGCCATTGATTGGGAGCGCTGGCGGCCAGATCGTGCAAGAGCTGTTCAACAGCTGTCTTGGAGTGGCCGTAGGGGTTGATCGGCTGAATGGGCGCTGTCTCTGGGATCGGTACGCGTTCTGGGTAGCCGTAGAGCGTGGCGCTGCTGCTGAACACCAGGGTGCGGCATTGATGCTCATTCATGGCAGCCAGCAGACAGCGGCTGCCAGTCAGATTCACGTCCCAGTAGCGCAGTGGATCGCGCACTGATTCACCAACGGCTTTCAGTCCGGCGAAGTGGATCACAGCATCAATCGGTGCGCCCTCTGAAGCTGCGTTGGAAAACAGCTCTTCAAGGCAGGCCTGATCGCGTATGTCTCCCCGTCGAACCTGCAGGCGGGCTTGGGATGACTGGGAGTCAAGCTGGGCGAGTGCAGACACCCGTTCCAGGGCCAGTGGGGTGCTGTTGCTGAAGTTGTCGAGCACCAGCAGGTTGTGACCTGCCTGTAAGAGCACGACACAGGTGTGGCTACCAATGAATCCAGCCCCGCCTGTGATCAGCAGCCGTGCCATGGATCACGCCCCTCAACCAGTCGAATCTATTGGCCACGGATGACGGTCACAGAGTCAGAGACAACAGGCATGAGACTCTGATCGGATGAGGGTTTTGATTTTCACGTCGAGTGGTGGCACAGCCCATGACGCCGCCGCCTATGCGATAGAGGCCTGGCTCAAGCGCTGGGATCCAACCGGTGAGGTGTGGGTTGAGCATGTGCTGGAAAATGCCAGCGTTTTTACCCGCGCGGGAGTTGCTCTCTACAACTGGATTCAGCGCCATGGGCCCTGGATGCATCAGATCTATTGGCGTGTTGTGGAATGGGAAGACGTCACCAAGCCAGGAACCCTGCTCGCTGGGCGCTTTTACGTGATTCGTCTGTTGCGGCGTTTGCAGCCGGATTTATTGATTTCCACCCACCCTCACATCAACCGCGGTCACTTCGATCTGGCGAAGCGGGTTGTTCCAGGTCTCCGCTGCATCACCTGTTGCACGGAGTTGGAGGGCGGCTTTGGCTTCAGTCGCAACTGGCTGACGCAACGAGCTGAAGCGTTCTGGACCCTCTCCCAGGAAGTCAGCGATGACGTGCGCCGACGTGGCTACCGCTCCTTGCCGACCCCGGCGCTTGGGCCGTTGTTTGATCCCGCTTTTGAGGAGGAGCTGGAGCGCGAGATTTCAGAGAGTGACATCGAGCAGCTGCCACTTCTGGTGCTGGGAGCTGGGGCTAATGGGGCCAATAACCACATCCGTTTGCTGGAGACCCTGCTGCCCTTGGCGGGGAAGATCAGGGTTGTCGCCCTCTGCGGCCGTCGTCAGGCGGCATTTCGACAGGTTCAGGCCTGGGCGGCGCAGCATCCTCAGCTGAAGGTTGAGCCGTTGGTTTTTCAAGACCCAGCAGCGATGGCATTGCTCTACAGAACAGCCTGGGCCATGGTGGCGCGGCCAGGGGCACGAACATCCACGGAGGCTCTGGCCTCTGGTTGTGTGCTGATTTTCAATGGGTTTGGCACAACGATGCCTCAAGAATTATTGGCCCGTCGCTATTTCCAGGCTCGCGAGATCGATCGCTGTATCCGTCAGCCCCAAGACCTCGTTGCACTATGTCGGAGCTGGCTTGAACAGCCACACCTATATCAACAGCTGAAGGCACGCATGCAGCGTCACCGACTCAGCGCCAATCGGGACGCGATTCGCCAGCTTCTCTTCAACGGTCCACAGGCACTGGTCTGATGTGGCTCCAGTCTTCTTCGTCGTGAGTTGAAGGAGTGAATGACGTGCACCCACTCACTTCGAAGTGGAGTGCATTGCTCCCCTAATTGTTCTTAGATCTTTCCAGTGGCTCAGAGATCCAATCGCCTGTTTCGCTACCTCTGGGGCGGTCAGCTGATTTCCAATCTGGGAACTCAGACGAGTCTCTATGGCATCGGTCTTTGGTTGTTTGCTCAGTCTGGCCAGTTACTCGACTTTGGCCTGGTGGCCATGGTGGTGCAGGCGGCACGTTTGTTGGCGTTGCCGCTGTTTTTACGCGTTTTCCCGGCATGGCGTCCAGGCCGTTTGATGGTGCTCTGCCATGCCACGGGTGCAGTGTGCACTGCTTTGTTGGCTGTGGTGTTGCTTGGCTCTTCCGCTGATGAGCCACCTCGGTTGCTCGGCGTTCTGGCGATTCAAGCTTTGGCCGCAGTGGCTGAAGCGGTGTTGGTGGTGCGTCTCTCCAGCCTGATTCCGCTGCTGATCTCCGATCAGGAGCGTTTACAGCGAGCCAATGGATTGTTCGCCACCGTGGATGGCTTAGTGATCACCATGGCTCCCTTCCTGGGGAGCTGGCTTGTCGCCAGTCAGGGCCTGGGCGGTGTGCTGCTGCTTGATGGAATCAGTTTTTTGTTGGCCCTGCTGAGTGTTCTGGTCGCTCCCTGGTCGCAGGCCATGCAGCAGCACGATTGGGCCGTCCCTGAGGCGTCCAATCAGCTCATGGCTCCTGGCACTTGGAATCGTTTGCTTGCGCTCTGGCAGCGTTCCTTCCCAGCCCGCTCAGCTCTTGTTTTCACAGCGCTCACGGCATTTGTGTATGCCTCTCTGGAAGTGCTTTTTCCTGCTTGGGTGGCGCTGGCCTATGCGCCTGAGCGGATGGGTTGGGTTCTGATCACAGGCTGCTTGGGGTATTTGATCGGGTTTGCTGGCTGGCGATGGCGATTGGGGCAGCAGTGGCGAACTGTCCTGCCCTTGAGCCTGATCATCCAGGCGCTGATCTTGATGGGCACTGGATTGCAAGCCTTTGCGCATCGACCCGTGGTTTGGTTTGGAGCTGTCTTGGTGTTCAGTGCGGCCTTGCCCGTTGTGATGGCAGCACTTCACCAGGCCTGGGTGACCCTGGCTCCCCGGGACGCACTGCCTCGCTACTTTTCACTGCGCTATGGCTGCGAATGGTCAACCCGTTTGTGCGCCTTTCTGGGCGTACCTCTGCTGGTTGACCATGGATTGCGCCCGGCACTCAATTGGCCTCTGTGGCCAGCTTGGTTAACAGAGAGTCTTGGCACCGGGGAGGGTCGTGTGATGGCGATTGCCATCGGTGGTCTTGGCTGGGTGATTGCCGGCGGCCTGTCTTGGAAACACCTTTGTTTGGGTGCAAAACCATCCAATGTCCAGGCGGAAGGTCTTTGAAGTTGATGCAGCATCTGCATCAGCCTTTGTAGTAGCTAAGTGCCTCAGATCACCGAAATCGCCCTTACCAACAACTGTTTTGGATGTTCCTGAAGTTTCCTCGACCAAGCGCAGTGACCAAAGCATGGGCGTCTGGGGGGGGCGCTGGTTTTCAATGGAGTCGGATCTAAAAGGCTCAAGGAACGTTGGCTCTTCAGTCTTTGCCAGTCAGTGGGATTGTTTGCTGCATGGGCAATGTCGAGGAGCTCCTGCCGCTCTCGCCTCGCTGGCTCCACCCACTGAATGGTTTCCGTGAGGATGTTCGTTCCATGCGCCTGAACGGGCTGCATGTCCCCGGCGCATGAATCAGCAGATCCGTCCGGTTTCCTCAGTGCACGAGCCCATCGCGGTTTTGGGGATGGGCTGCCGTCTGCCTGGCGGGGTCGAGAGTCCTGAACAGTTCTGGCAACTGTTGGCTGAAGGACGGGAGGCGATCGCTGAGATTCCCTCAGACCGCTGGGATCTTCAGCTTCACCATCATCCTGATCCGCGCACGCCGTTGCACCAGCATGTACGCCGAGCGGGCTTGGTGGATGGGATCGACCAGTTCGATCCAGCCTTGTTTGGCATTAGCAGCAGGGAAGCCCAATGCATGGACCCTCAGCAGCGCCTGTTGCTTGAGGTGTGCTGGAGGGCGATGGAGGCGGGAGCCCAGCCCATGGAGCAGTTGCGTGGACGCTCAGTGGGAGTGTTTATGGGCATTTCCAGCTCGGATTACCGAGCTCTGCTTTGGGCCTCTGAAAATCAATACCTCACGCCTGATAACGAACCTTTCATTCTTACCGGCAACACCGGTTCCATTGCGGCCAACAGGATTTCCTATGCCTTTGATCTCAAAGGGCCCAGCTTCACCGTGGATACGGCTTGTTCCTCGTCGTTGGTGGCGTTGCATCTGGCTTGCGAGAGCCTGAGGAGGGGTGAGTCGGAGCTGGCCTTGGCTGGCGGTGCTCAGGCGTTGATTCACCCCGCCATTCAGATGAGTTTCTGCAAAGCCGGTTTGCTGTCGCCCGAGGGGCGTTGCCGCAGTTTTGATGCGGCGGCTGATGGTTATGTGCGTTCTGAAGGGGCGGGGGCTGTGCTGCTCAAGCCGTTGGCGGCGGCTTTGCGTGATGGTGATCCGATTGAAGCTGTGATTCGTGGTACGGCGGTGAATTCCGATGGGCGCAGTAAGGGCCTGGCCGCACCCAGCAAAAAAGCGCAGATCGCTTGTGTGCAAGCCGCCTATCAGGGCTCTGGCTTATCCCCGGCTTCAGCGCAATTGGTTGAAGCCCACGGCACCGGCACTCGCCAGGGGGATCCCATTGAACTTAGGGCCCTTGGAGCGGTGCTGGGGCAGGAGCGGCCAAGCACTGACCCTTGTTTGCTGGGCTCAGTGAAAACCAATGTGGGTCATTCGGAAACCGCTGCAGGCATTACGGGTTTCATCAAAGCCGTGTTGTGTCTGAGGCAGCGCATGGTGCCTGCCAGCCTTCATTACAAGCGGCCTAATCCCAGCGTGGATCTGCCTGCTCTAGGTCTGAAGGTTGCGACAACGCTGCAACCTTTCCCAAGACCTGAGCAGGAACTGGTGGTCAGTGTCAGCTCGTTTGGATTTGGTGGCACCAACGCTCATGCTGTTTTGAGCAGTGCTCCTGTTGAGCTTTCTCAACCCACGTCAACGTCGTTATCAGCGCCTTCGTGGCATTTGCTCTGGTTGAGCGCGCGCAACGAGGAAGCACTTGATCTGCTTCGTCCACAAACAGCGGATTGGCTTGAAGATCATGCTGCTTTTCGCTTGCAGGACCTCTGCGCCAGCATTCATCTGCGACGCTCCCAATGTCCCCATGCGCTGGGGTTGATTGCGAGCAGTGTTCAAGACCTGGTACGCCAGTTGCGCGGGCAAGAGCCTGCGGCGTGGACTGGTGTCGTTGCTGCGCGTGGACCTGGGGTGTTGCCAGAGAGGTTGAGAGATCTGCAACAACAGACTCTGTCTGAGGGTGCCGTTGGTTTTGAGCAGCTCCAGCAGCTTGTTCAGGCTTTGGCTCAGGGAGCCCCGATAGATTGGTTGGCATGGCATCAAGGTGCTTCCTGGCATCAGCTGCGGCCGCCAGGTCATCCCTTTCTGCGTTCACGTTTTTGGTGGACGCCACGTGATCACGGGCTGGATCAAGGTAAAGCCAGTCTTTGGTTGGATCACGTCGGCTTTGGCAGCAGTGTCACCGCTGAGCAGTCTGGACTGGCTTTACAGAAGTTGGACCTTCCAGGAGCGTCAGAGCATTGGCAAACAGTGTTGGATCCGGCTGATGCTCGCGACCTTCCTGACCATGCGTTGTGCGGCTATCCCCTGTTTGCGGCAGCGGGTTATCTCGCCCTTCTCATGGATTGGTTGAACGATCAACAACAGCCACTTCAATGTGCTGATTTCAATCTCGATCGTCCGCTGTGGCTCAACGCTGGATCGGTCCAGCTGCAGGCTGTACGCGACGGTGATGCGTTCAGCTTCCATGCCCGCTCCCCTCAGGCCGAAGACGGCGGCAGCTGGCAGCTCCATGGCCAGCTTCGGCTGACAACAGCTGCTGATCAATCCATCCACCCACTGCCGGTATTGGTGTTTGACGGTGGTGCCGACCTTGATATCTCCAGCTTTTATCGCTCCCTGAAGAGTCTTGGGCTGGATTACGGCAACTGCTACCGGCCGCTTGTTGCTATGCAAGCGAACGCCACTGGCGCCGAAGCCCTGCTGCATCGTCCTGAGGCGGCGGCTGATCGCAGCCTGATCGATGGTTTTTTTCAACTGGTGGCTGCGGTTCTTGCCCAAACGCATGCCAATGGCCAATTACTACTCCCTGTGGGAGTGGAGCAGATGCAGATGTTGCGATGGCCATTGCCTGACCAGCTGCGTTGTCGCTTACAACTTCGCAAGGACGATCACAGCCAGGGAGATGACGGAAGTCGTGCGCACTTGACCGCTGACTTGGATGTTCTTGATCTCTCCGGGGACCTGATCGGTGCGATCCGTGGCCTGCAGTTCCGGCGTCTGACGCGAACGTTGCTGGAGTTGATGTTGCCTGAGGATCCTTCCAGACCTGCCGCGCAACTCCTGGAGGAGCATTGGCAACCCCTTGCGGCACATGCACTCAGCGACTGGAGCCCAGGAGCGGCTGAGCCCATCAGCCTGATTGCGATTGGTCCACTGCCAGATGCCGTTAGGGAATGGAGCGAGCAGCAGGCGATCACGCCTTTTGAACTGGATCCACAAGCGGATCCTCAATCGGTGACTTCAGCGCTGGTGCAACAACTCCAGGCGCTTGCTCTAACTCAGCCGCGCCAGGTGCTGTTGTGGATGTCGGCTTTCTCCACCCCTGCTGCTGAGGCGGTCCAGGCGGCAGTGCGTTCCTTGTCCCAGGACTGTTCCGCATGGCGTTGCAGCACGATCACAGCGTCCCTTCCTGCCCTGGCTGCAGGGCTGTCATCCGCTGAGTGGCACCAGCTTTTGGCTGCCACCGCCGGTGATGCTGAGGTCCGCTGGTGTGGTCCTGATCGCATTGAAACCCGCAGTTTTCAGCCGATTGATCAAGAGCGTTTTCGCATGCTCTCCGATGGAACTGGTCGACTTGAGGGGCTGCTGAAGGCGCCCTTGCCGCTGGCGCGTCTTCTGCCAGGAGAGCTGGAGTTGGCGGTGGAGGCCACGGGGCTGAACTTTCGCGATGTTCTCAACGCTTTGGGGCTTCTGCAAAGTCACAATCA
Above is a window of Synechococcus sp. BIOS-E4-1 DNA encoding:
- the selD gene encoding selenide, water dikinase SelD, which encodes MSGLVMAGGGHSHALVLRRWAMQPSKRPSGLITLVSRTSTALYSGMVPGLIAGIYQHDQVAVDLRDLADQAGVALVVAEITGLELQNQLLRLDQRPALPYVRLSLNLGAVTSANPVPTSGLVPIKPLEPALDFLGEQDRQMDEPAVATSPFQVVGSGLAAVETVLALRKRWPRRPLVLQIRPRHLQPVLIRALREGSIQILETSELDPTGEFMTTPGLICTGSRAPHWLAESGLPCYPSSGRIRTEASLQVIGQPKLFAAGDCAVIDAQPRAPSGVWAVRAAAPLAHNLEAACEGRPLQRWRPQRQALQLLGGFNKGHPTAWALRGSRLIGPHPLIWRLKAAIDARFMAMFRRSRSMDSAETMACKGCAAKLAAGPLESALQQAGIATLGTQPEDAAILPMNTAAGSTPVLQSVDGFPALVSDPWLNGRLTTLHACSDLWACGARVLAAQAVVTLPQATESTQETLLAQTLAGIRSALDPQGAQLIGGHTLEARDGLAQPPPSRAVQVTLSVSGQALEPFWPKAGLQAGDRLLLSRPLGTGVLFAAAMAGATPAPALDLALEQMGTSQHVLLEDLLDLQSEHPNGIHAATDITGFGLLGHLGEMLRNPALKVVLNGAHIPALAGSLSLLAKGFASSLAPANRRAWSLLDNGCVDLQLTGLEPGSKRLQALLELLVDPQTCGPLLISVQADIAQVLTTRLQSPWTEIGSVQTR
- a CDS encoding MFS transporter produces the protein MAQRSNRLFRYLWGGQLISNLGTQTSLYGIGLWLFAQSGQLLDFGLVAMVVQAARLLALPLFLRVFPAWRPGRLMVLCHATGAVCTALLAVVLLGSSADEPPRLLGVLAIQALAAVAEAVLVVRLSSLIPLLISDQERLQRANGLFATVDGLVITMAPFLGSWLVASQGLGGVLLLDGISFLLALLSVLVAPWSQAMQQHDWAVPEASNQLMAPGTWNRLLALWQRSFPARSALVFTALTAFVYASLEVLFPAWVALAYAPERMGWVLITGCLGYLIGFAGWRWRLGQQWRTVLPLSLIIQALILMGTGLQAFAHRPVVWFGAVLVFSAALPVVMAALHQAWVTLAPRDALPRYFSLRYGCEWSTRLCAFLGVPLLVDHGLRPALNWPLWPAWLTESLGTGEGRVMAIAIGGLGWVIAGGLSWKHLCLGAKPSNVQAEGL
- the galE gene encoding UDP-glucose 4-epimerase GalE, with amino-acid sequence MARLLITGGAGFIGSHTCVVLLQAGHNLLVLDNFSNSTPLALERVSALAQLDSQSSQARLQVRRGDIRDQACLEELFSNAASEGAPIDAVIHFAGLKAVGESVRDPLRYWDVNLTGSRCLLAAMNEHQCRTLVFSSSATLYGYPERVPIPETAPIQPINPYGHSKTAVEQLLHDLAASAPNQWRIACLRYFNPVGAHPSGKIGEDPLGRPNNLFPFVSQVAVGRRKSLQVFGGDWPTRDGTCIRDYIHVMDVAEGHRAALDCLFAEPAQLLTLNLGSGQGASVLEVVHAFESSSGRQVPFELVARRDGDAAITVADPGLALQRLGWRTQRGLDEICRDGWAWQSANPAGYDDPG
- a CDS encoding thioester reductase domain-containing protein; its protein translation is MNQQIRPVSSVHEPIAVLGMGCRLPGGVESPEQFWQLLAEGREAIAEIPSDRWDLQLHHHPDPRTPLHQHVRRAGLVDGIDQFDPALFGISSREAQCMDPQQRLLLEVCWRAMEAGAQPMEQLRGRSVGVFMGISSSDYRALLWASENQYLTPDNEPFILTGNTGSIAANRISYAFDLKGPSFTVDTACSSSLVALHLACESLRRGESELALAGGAQALIHPAIQMSFCKAGLLSPEGRCRSFDAAADGYVRSEGAGAVLLKPLAAALRDGDPIEAVIRGTAVNSDGRSKGLAAPSKKAQIACVQAAYQGSGLSPASAQLVEAHGTGTRQGDPIELRALGAVLGQERPSTDPCLLGSVKTNVGHSETAAGITGFIKAVLCLRQRMVPASLHYKRPNPSVDLPALGLKVATTLQPFPRPEQELVVSVSSFGFGGTNAHAVLSSAPVELSQPTSTSLSAPSWHLLWLSARNEEALDLLRPQTADWLEDHAAFRLQDLCASIHLRRSQCPHALGLIASSVQDLVRQLRGQEPAAWTGVVAARGPGVLPERLRDLQQQTLSEGAVGFEQLQQLVQALAQGAPIDWLAWHQGASWHQLRPPGHPFLRSRFWWTPRDHGLDQGKASLWLDHVGFGSSVTAEQSGLALQKLDLPGASEHWQTVLDPADARDLPDHALCGYPLFAAAGYLALLMDWLNDQQQPLQCADFNLDRPLWLNAGSVQLQAVRDGDAFSFHARSPQAEDGGSWQLHGQLRLTTAADQSIHPLPVLVFDGGADLDISSFYRSLKSLGLDYGNCYRPLVAMQANATGAEALLHRPEAAADRSLIDGFFQLVAAVLAQTHANGQLLLPVGVEQMQMLRWPLPDQLRCRLQLRKDDHSQGDDGSRAHLTADLDVLDLSGDLIGAIRGLQFRRLTRTLLELMLPEDPSRPAAQLLEEHWQPLAAHALSDWSPGAAEPISLIAIGPLPDAVREWSEQQAITPFELDPQADPQSVTSALVQQLQALALTQPRQVLLWMSAFSTPAAEAVQAAVRSLSQDCSAWRCSTITASLPALAAGLSSAEWHQLLAATAGDAEVRWCGPDRIETRSFQPIDQERFRMLSDGTGRLEGLLKAPLPLARLLPGELELAVEATGLNFRDVLNALGLLQSHNQSLGLRANAQLPFGGEAVGRVVAVGPGVDSSLVGQRMLAALTLGSLASHVTCRAVLCVPWPEELDPVLGASLSTAYLTAEHGLEQLARLQAGETVLIHAAAGGVGQAAVQVALRCGARILATASEAKQAGLLEQGVEAVFDSRSTDFGDKVLKHTEGRGVDVVLNSLKGEWVDASFQTLASGGRFVELGKLEIWSDQQVRERRPDVGYFRFDLLEVAARDPQPLRQRLLRLVAAAQEQTLPALPVSAFALKQCKDAFRRMSQGKHVGKLVITLPRQAPPCAICTNGTYLVVGAFGGIGQRLQSWLVDRGARSLLLVGRRLPAPGSVSAEWLNRLRSQGVQVEALGWDDLPQALARLPQDMPLRGVFHAAGVLKDQRVGEIECSSLNAVFEAKLCPQQQLDKLQKLQPAAFEHLDFQVMFSSIAAALGSPGQLVYGAANGAVESSCRNADSVGPVQLAIQWGPWAGSGMAAGLERRFESVGLHLLAEDEALSALESLLQRGRGGVVTVMAADWPRLVSQALPRQAAWFRSLIHELPGRSEAQVRAQLEALAADQRRPWLLSTLQQLLAAVMEEPEAQLDAQASLFDLGLDSLMAAEFAAEVQQALGWRLDLAAFSDAPCLDDVASMALERLLPDGSAAAPEELDLDQEAQLDESWSLPELSPVAAPGEQVLLTGASGFLGAYLLAGQLCQWPDLRVRCLVRAASEQQGMERLEQNLRRYGLWQQSWQERLEVVLGDLAQPRLGLDADQFAALGRGIGGILHNGAQLSQMASYAQLAATNVGGTRELLRLAAADTPKRFALISSVAVFEADACRDQLILEDDLLEDWQGIQLGYSQTKWVTDRMVRRASASGLPVSIYRPPLIAGPSCGSAWHQGDLLQRLLQGCLALGASPDLAWELDVVPVDYVADSVSALAWSDEAQGRAFHLQHPEPLLLTTLLRQLTDGLDGWRVLPMQQWIAEIERSSGNPLQPLLPFLQQSWGEDGLTYPERNCVGQRARPSCAFTAQVLETHGVSCPPWHQLIGPWASVLLQREQLAR